A single Macaca fascicularis isolate 582-1 chromosome 13, T2T-MFA8v1.1 DNA region contains:
- the CD8B gene encoding T-cell surface glycoprotein CD8 beta chain isoform X12, whose amino-acid sequence MRPRLWLLLAAQLAVVRGSSVLQQTPAYIQVQTNKMAMLSCEAKISLGNMRIYWLRQRQAPSSDSHHEFLALWDSTKGTVHGEEVAQEKIAVFRDASRFILNLTSVKPEDSGIYFCMIIGSPELTFGKGTQLSVVDFLPTTAQPTKKSTPKKRGCRLPRPATQKGRRRRARLRFIKQFYK is encoded by the exons ATGCGGCCGCGGCTGTGGCTCCTCCTGGCTGCACAGCTGGCAG TTGTCCGTGGCAGCTCAGTCCTCCAGCAGACCCCTGCATACATACAGGTGCAAACCAACAAAATGGCGATGCTGTCCTGCGAGGCTAAAATCTCCCTCGGTAACATGCGCATCTACTGGCTGAGACAGCGCCAGGCCCCGAGCAGTGACAGTCACCACGAGTTCCTGGCCCTCTGGGACTCCACAAAAGGGACTGTCCATGGTGAAGAGGTGGCACAGGAGAAGATAGCTGTGTTTCGGGATGCAAGCCGGTTCATTCTCAATCTCACAAGCGTGAAGCCGGAAGACAGTGGCATCTACTTCTGCATGATCATCGGGAGCCCCGAGCTGACCTTCGGAAAGGGAACTCAGCTGAGTGTGG TTGATTTCCTTCCCACCACTGCCCAGCCCACCAAGAAGTCCACCCCCAAGAAGAGAGGGTGCCGGTTACCCAGGCCAGCGACCCAGAAAG